The following coding sequences lie in one Halorarum halophilum genomic window:
- a CDS encoding YbaK/EbsC family protein yields MHPTADRFATRAREELGFDARIEEFPEGTKTAADAAAAIGCDVGQIVKSLVFAADGDPVVVLTAGNSRVDEAALASELGAEEVRTADADEVKSATGWSIGGVPPFLHETDVPVYLDESLATHDRIWAAAGTPSAVFELSPGDLRRFAGPEEIDVFARS; encoded by the coding sequence ATGCATCCGACCGCAGACCGGTTCGCGACGCGGGCCCGGGAGGAACTCGGGTTCGACGCACGCATCGAGGAGTTCCCCGAGGGGACGAAGACCGCCGCGGACGCGGCGGCGGCCATCGGCTGTGACGTGGGCCAGATCGTGAAGAGCCTCGTGTTCGCCGCCGACGGCGACCCGGTCGTTGTCCTGACCGCCGGCAACAGTCGGGTGGACGAGGCTGCCCTCGCGTCCGAACTCGGGGCCGAGGAGGTCCGAACGGCCGACGCCGACGAGGTGAAGTCCGCCACCGGGTGGAGCATCGGCGGCGTCCCGCCGTTCCTCCACGAGACCGACGTGCCCGTGTACCTCGACGAGTCGCTGGCCACGCACGACCGGATCTGGGCAGCCGCTGGGACGCCATCCGCCGTCTTCGAGCTCTCTCCCGGCGACTTACGGCGTTTCGCCGGCCCAGAAGAAATTGATGTCTTCGCAAGGTCATAA
- a CDS encoding winged helix-turn-helix transcriptional regulator — MAVDGDLVDGDDTGPCAVIDALEQLGSQWRLVVLHDLQEGEKRFNELKRSTDASARTLSRVLDDLQELGFVARRMEPDAPVATFYSLTDKGESLRPVLGEIESWADEWLEACNE; from the coding sequence ATGGCAGTGGACGGGGACCTCGTCGACGGGGACGACACCGGGCCGTGTGCGGTCATCGACGCGCTCGAACAGCTCGGCTCGCAGTGGCGGCTGGTCGTCCTGCACGACCTCCAGGAGGGCGAGAAGCGGTTCAACGAGCTGAAACGCTCGACCGACGCCAGCGCCCGGACGCTCTCCCGCGTGCTCGACGACCTCCAGGAACTGGGCTTCGTCGCCCGCCGGATGGAGCCCGACGCGCCCGTCGCAACGTTCTACTCGCTCACCGACAAGGGCGAGTCGCTACGGCCGGTGCTCGGGGAGATCGAGTCGTGGGCGGACGAGTGGCTCGAGGCGTGCAACGAGTAG
- a CDS encoding DNA-methyltransferase → MTGPEPPERRRSHHAISVGDARALPLPADSVELVVTSPPYPMIEQWDGTFAALDPAVADALDAGDGERAFDLMHAVLDEAWAELDRVLAPGGIVCVNVGDATRSLADRFRLYSNHARITESFSALGFDQLPGILWRKPTNSPTKFMGSGTLPPNAYVTLEHEHVLVFRKGDRRSFPPHDSDRYGAAYFWEERNRWFSDVWEGLTGVDQELGLDAPRERAAAFPFELPYRLVTMFSVHGDTVLDPFWGTGTTTLAAMATARDSIGVERDAGFPAEFEDRLDGLPSRTERRTQRRLSEHREFLEDRNEAPDYRADHYDFDVVTRTERSIRLYGITEVAPIAGGYRVDHRALNDE, encoded by the coding sequence ATGACCGGCCCGGAGCCACCCGAGCGCCGCCGGAGCCACCACGCGATAAGCGTCGGCGACGCCCGGGCGCTTCCCCTCCCGGCCGACAGCGTCGAGCTCGTCGTGACCTCGCCGCCGTATCCGATGATCGAGCAGTGGGATGGGACGTTCGCAGCGCTCGACCCGGCGGTCGCGGACGCGCTCGACGCCGGCGACGGCGAACGCGCCTTCGACCTGATGCACGCAGTGCTCGACGAGGCGTGGGCGGAACTCGACCGCGTCCTGGCGCCGGGCGGGATCGTCTGCGTCAACGTCGGCGACGCGACACGATCGCTGGCGGACCGGTTCCGGCTCTACTCCAACCACGCGCGCATCACCGAGTCGTTCTCCGCGCTCGGGTTCGACCAGCTCCCGGGGATCCTCTGGCGGAAGCCGACGAACTCCCCGACGAAGTTCATGGGCTCGGGAACCCTGCCGCCGAACGCCTACGTCACGCTCGAACACGAGCACGTACTGGTCTTCCGGAAGGGCGACCGGAGGTCGTTCCCACCCCACGACTCGGACCGGTACGGGGCGGCCTACTTCTGGGAGGAGCGCAATCGCTGGTTCTCCGACGTCTGGGAGGGCCTCACGGGCGTCGACCAGGAACTCGGCCTGGACGCGCCGCGCGAGCGCGCCGCGGCGTTCCCGTTCGAACTCCCGTACAGGCTGGTGACGATGTTCTCCGTGCACGGCGACACCGTCCTCGACCCGTTCTGGGGAACCGGCACGACGACGCTCGCCGCGATGGCTACTGCGCGCGACTCGATCGGCGTCGAGCGCGACGCTGGCTTCCCCGCCGAGTTCGAGGACCGCCTCGACGGGCTACCGAGCCGCACCGAAAGGCGGACACAGCGGAGGCTTTCGGAGCATCGGGAGTTCCTCGAAGACCGGAACGAGGCTCCGGATTATCGGGCCGACCACTACGACTTCGACGTGGTGACCCGGACCGAACGGTCCATCCGACTCTACGGCATCACTGAGGTCGCCCCGATCGCTGGCGGTTATCGAGTCGACCATCGGGCACTCAACGACGAGTGA
- a CDS encoding YqaA family protein has protein sequence MGGALPPASILPEFGWLESLVESATGWVGLGIIFVYSFLIAFALPGVSEIVLLAPIELGLGRYAHLFLIILFSGVGKAAGSVFAFHIGQEAKESGPIVRWLRNSRFDIIEWSESQTAEIARKYGYAGLALALCVPFFPDTVSIYAFAVLERDYRKFALATFVGSVGRLLVTLGLWSAGNNAIALLEWLL, from the coding sequence CTGGGGGGCGCCCTCCCACCAGCGTCGATCCTGCCGGAGTTCGGCTGGCTCGAGTCGCTGGTCGAGAGCGCCACGGGGTGGGTCGGGCTCGGCATCATCTTCGTCTACTCGTTCCTCATCGCGTTCGCGCTGCCGGGCGTGAGCGAGATCGTTCTGCTCGCCCCGATCGAACTCGGGCTCGGTCGGTACGCCCACCTGTTCCTCATCATCCTCTTCTCCGGGGTCGGCAAGGCCGCGGGCTCCGTGTTCGCCTTCCACATCGGGCAGGAGGCGAAGGAGTCCGGCCCGATCGTCCGCTGGCTCCGCAACTCGCGGTTCGACATCATCGAGTGGTCCGAATCCCAGACGGCCGAGATCGCTCGAAAGTACGGCTACGCCGGCCTCGCGCTCGCGCTCTGCGTCCCGTTCTTCCCCGACACCGTCTCCATCTACGCGTTCGCCGTCCTCGAACGCGACTACCGGAAGTTCGCGCTGGCCACCTTCGTCGGGAGCGTCGGCCGGCTGCTCGTGACCCTCGGGCTGTGGAGCGCCGGGAACAACGCCATCGCGCTCCTGGAGTGGCTCCTTTAG
- the mfnA gene encoding tyrosine decarboxylase MfnA, giving the protein MQPSVGERRPQSFERVLSSMCTEPHPAASRAAERFIASNPGDPGTYDAVADLETEAVAALGELAGLPEAHGYVTSGGTEANVQAVHAARNLGNAGNSNLVAPESAHFSFSKAAELLGMELRTVPTDGDHRADVDAVAAAVDDDTALVVGVAGSTEYGRVDPIPELAAVAEDAGTRFHVDAAWGGFYLPFTDHEWDFADAAVDTLTVDPHKVGRAVVPAGGLLARDAATLDALAVETPYLETPSQASLTGTRSGAGVASAAAALAELWPAGYRAEYERAADLAAWFAGELSERGYRAVDPELPLVAVDLPDPLFDELREVGWRITRTGAGEARVVVMPHVSRERLEVFLGTLDRLAGTVGV; this is encoded by the coding sequence ATGCAGCCGTCGGTCGGCGAGCGTCGCCCCCAGTCGTTCGAACGCGTCCTCTCCTCGATGTGCACCGAACCACATCCGGCCGCCAGTCGCGCCGCCGAACGGTTCATCGCGTCGAACCCCGGCGACCCGGGAACCTACGACGCCGTCGCCGACCTGGAGACGGAAGCGGTCGCGGCGCTCGGCGAACTCGCCGGCCTGCCCGAGGCGCACGGGTACGTCACCAGCGGCGGGACGGAGGCGAACGTCCAGGCCGTCCACGCAGCCCGGAACCTCGGGAACGCGGGGAACTCGAACCTGGTCGCCCCCGAGTCCGCCCACTTCAGTTTCAGCAAGGCCGCCGAACTGCTCGGGATGGAACTGCGGACGGTCCCGACCGACGGGGACCACCGCGCCGACGTCGACGCCGTCGCGGCGGCCGTCGACGACGACACGGCGCTCGTCGTCGGCGTTGCCGGCAGTACGGAGTACGGCCGCGTAGACCCGATTCCCGAACTCGCGGCCGTCGCCGAGGATGCTGGCACGCGGTTCCACGTCGACGCCGCCTGGGGCGGGTTCTACCTCCCGTTCACCGACCACGAGTGGGACTTCGCCGACGCCGCGGTCGACACGCTCACCGTCGACCCGCACAAGGTCGGGCGGGCGGTCGTCCCCGCCGGCGGCCTGCTCGCCCGCGACGCGGCGACGCTGGACGCGCTCGCCGTAGAGACCCCCTACCTCGAGACGCCGTCGCAGGCGAGCCTCACCGGCACCCGGTCCGGCGCGGGCGTCGCGTCCGCCGCGGCCGCACTCGCGGAGTTGTGGCCCGCCGGGTACCGCGCGGAGTACGAGCGCGCCGCCGACCTCGCCGCGTGGTTCGCCGGGGAGCTCTCCGAGCGCGGCTACCGCGCCGTCGATCCCGAACTCCCGCTCGTGGCGGTCGACCTCCCCGACCCGCTGTTCGACGAACTGCGCGAGGTGGGGTGGCGAATCACGCGGACGGGGGCGGGGGAGGCCCGCGTGGTCGTGATGCCCCACGTGAGCCGGGAACGACTCGAGGTGTTCCTCGGGACGCTGGACCGGCTGGCCGGAACCGTCGGAGTTTAA
- a CDS encoding CPBP family intramembrane glutamic endopeptidase produces MPITADTSSPVPPSETTTRSDRPRAAGVAVGITLAAFIVSAAVGVGLIVPAVLLGLDVDVSDPAVFLSLTVAGQVGFLAVALAYARRRGLRIRTAVPTRREVGYVVGATVVALAAATGLSVVLSEFGLIPGSVIGDAATADATVLLGLVVLSAVVIAPIEEFLFRGVVQGRLRESFGPVGAVAGSSLLFGSVHLLNYTGSLAAVVAGALLIATTGAVLGAAYERTRNLAVPTVAHAAYNAVLLGSAYLLV; encoded by the coding sequence ATGCCGATCACCGCCGACACCAGTTCACCCGTGCCACCATCCGAGACGACGACTCGTTCCGATCGTCCCCGTGCAGCAGGCGTCGCCGTCGGCATCACTCTCGCCGCCTTCATCGTCTCGGCCGCCGTCGGCGTCGGGCTCATCGTACCCGCGGTGCTACTCGGCCTGGACGTGGACGTTTCGGACCCCGCCGTCTTCCTCTCGCTGACGGTCGCCGGACAGGTCGGCTTCCTCGCCGTCGCCCTCGCGTACGCCCGCCGACGCGGCCTCCGGATCCGTACCGCCGTCCCGACGCGGCGCGAGGTAGGCTACGTCGTCGGCGCCACGGTCGTCGCGCTCGCGGCTGCCACCGGTCTGTCGGTCGTGCTCTCCGAGTTCGGTCTGATCCCGGGGTCGGTCATCGGCGACGCCGCGACCGCCGATGCGACGGTGTTGCTGGGACTGGTCGTCCTCTCCGCCGTCGTCATCGCGCCGATCGAGGAGTTCCTCTTCCGCGGCGTCGTCCAGGGCAGGCTCCGCGAGTCGTTCGGCCCCGTCGGCGCCGTCGCCGGATCCAGCCTCCTGTTCGGTTCGGTCCACCTCCTGAACTACACCGGCTCGCTCGCGGCCGTCGTGGCCGGCGCGCTGCTCATCGCCACGACCGGCGCGGTGCTCGGCGCGGCGTACGAGCGAACTAGGAACCTCGCGGTCCCGACCGTCGCCCACGCCGCCTACAACGCCGTCCTGCTCGGATCCGCCTACCTGCTCGTCTGA
- the ppsA gene encoding phosphoenolpyruvate synthase has product MAVLWLDDVSAGDLETVGGKAASLGELTGAGLPVPPGFVVTAGTYRTFIEEAGIDEELFAAMEIDPEDSAALKQAQETAHELILGTDLPDEVAEEIIDTYRTMGEDGEAFVAVRSSATAEDLPDASFAGQQETFLNVREEALIRRVKECWASLFSQRAIYYRQQKGFPHDEVDIAVVVQRMVDAEKSGVMFTSHPSTGEPQIIIEAAWGLGEAVVSGSVSPDNYVVDRETAAVDEVTVADKKVMMEKDLETGETVERDVPEDRREERVLSDAEIERLVELGRLVEDHYGDPQDVEWAIFEGDVYMLQSRPITTISDPAGVDDRDRTGDPAGEAASTPGSGATGATDGGDGNDEELLRGLGASPGIVSGAVRIVTKLDHLDQVADGDIIVTEMTMPDMVPAMKRADGIVTDEGGMTSHAAIVSRELGVPAVVGTGSATRTLEDGQIVTIDGDKGTIREGSAADRGVEEYEPVESVRPETPVKPMTATEVKVNVSIPEAAERAAATGADGVGLLRIEHMVLSLGKTPAKYIADNGEDAYVQELVDGIRGVAEEFYPRPVRARTLDAPTDEFRELEGGEDEPNEHNPMLGWRGVRRSLDKTDVFEKELRAFQELWGMGYDNLELMLPLVNDAEDVRRAKSIMRDVGIDVEKQRWGVMIETPASALSIEEMASEGIDFASFGTNDLTQYTLAVDRNNSNVADRFDELHPTVLELIADVIGTCRELGVDTSICGQAASKPDMVDFLVEEGITSISANIDAVRDVQHEVKRTEQKLVLDSVR; this is encoded by the coding sequence ATGGCTGTACTTTGGCTGGACGACGTGTCGGCCGGCGACCTGGAGACGGTCGGCGGCAAGGCGGCCTCGCTGGGCGAACTCACCGGCGCGGGCCTCCCGGTCCCGCCGGGCTTCGTGGTCACCGCCGGTACCTATCGGACGTTCATCGAGGAGGCGGGCATCGACGAGGAACTGTTCGCCGCGATGGAGATCGACCCCGAGGACAGCGCCGCGCTGAAGCAGGCTCAGGAGACGGCACACGAGCTCATCCTCGGCACGGACCTCCCCGACGAGGTGGCCGAGGAGATCATCGACACCTACCGAACGATGGGAGAGGACGGCGAGGCGTTCGTCGCCGTCCGATCGTCGGCCACCGCGGAGGACCTCCCCGACGCCTCCTTCGCCGGCCAGCAGGAGACGTTCCTCAACGTCCGCGAGGAGGCGCTCATCCGGCGCGTGAAGGAGTGCTGGGCGTCGCTGTTCTCCCAGCGAGCCATCTACTACCGCCAGCAGAAGGGGTTCCCCCACGACGAGGTCGACATCGCCGTCGTCGTCCAGCGGATGGTCGACGCCGAGAAGTCGGGCGTGATGTTCACCAGCCACCCCTCCACCGGCGAGCCGCAGATCATCATCGAGGCGGCGTGGGGCCTCGGCGAGGCGGTCGTCTCCGGCTCGGTCTCGCCGGACAACTACGTCGTCGACCGCGAGACGGCAGCCGTCGACGAGGTCACCGTCGCGGACAAGAAGGTGATGATGGAGAAGGACCTTGAGACGGGCGAGACGGTCGAGCGCGACGTCCCCGAGGACCGACGCGAGGAGCGCGTGCTCTCGGACGCGGAGATCGAGCGGCTCGTCGAACTCGGACGGCTCGTCGAGGACCACTACGGCGACCCGCAGGACGTGGAGTGGGCCATCTTCGAGGGCGACGTGTACATGCTCCAGTCCCGTCCCATCACGACCATCTCCGACCCGGCCGGCGTCGACGACCGCGACCGAACCGGCGACCCGGCCGGCGAGGCGGCCTCCACCCCCGGCTCCGGCGCGACCGGCGCCACGGACGGTGGTGACGGCAACGACGAGGAGTTGCTCCGCGGCCTCGGCGCCTCCCCCGGCATCGTCTCCGGCGCTGTTCGGATCGTCACCAAGCTCGATCACCTCGACCAGGTCGCCGACGGTGACATCATCGTGACCGAGATGACGATGCCCGACATGGTGCCCGCGATGAAGCGGGCGGACGGCATCGTCACCGACGAGGGGGGCATGACCTCCCACGCCGCCATCGTCTCCCGGGAGCTCGGCGTCCCGGCGGTAGTCGGCACCGGCTCCGCCACGCGGACGCTGGAGGACGGTCAGATCGTCACGATCGACGGCGACAAGGGGACCATCCGCGAGGGTTCGGCGGCCGACCGCGGCGTCGAGGAGTACGAACCCGTCGAGTCGGTTCGCCCCGAGACTCCGGTGAAGCCGATGACCGCGACCGAGGTCAAGGTGAACGTCTCCATCCCCGAGGCCGCGGAGCGCGCCGCCGCGACCGGCGCGGACGGCGTCGGCCTGCTCCGTATCGAGCACATGGTGCTCTCGCTCGGCAAGACGCCGGCCAAGTACATCGCCGACAACGGCGAGGACGCGTACGTTCAGGAGCTCGTCGACGGGATCCGCGGCGTCGCCGAGGAGTTCTACCCGCGGCCGGTCCGGGCTCGGACGCTCGACGCCCCGACCGACGAGTTCCGCGAACTCGAGGGCGGCGAGGACGAGCCGAACGAGCACAACCCGATGCTCGGCTGGCGCGGCGTCCGTCGCTCGCTGGACAAGACGGACGTGTTCGAGAAGGAGCTCCGGGCGTTCCAGGAGCTGTGGGGGATGGGCTACGACAACCTCGAACTCATGCTCCCCCTGGTGAACGACGCCGAGGACGTCCGGCGGGCGAAGTCGATCATGCGCGACGTCGGCATCGACGTCGAGAAGCAGCGCTGGGGCGTGATGATCGAGACCCCGGCGTCCGCCCTCTCCATCGAGGAGATGGCGTCCGAGGGCATCGACTTCGCCTCCTTCGGCACGAACGACCTGACGCAGTACACCCTCGCGGTGGACCGGAACAACAGCAACGTCGCCGACCGGTTCGACGAACTCCACCCGACCGTGCTCGAACTCATCGCCGACGTCATCGGGACGTGCCGGGAGCTCGGGGTCGACACGAGCATCTGCGGTCAGGCGGCCTCGAAGCCCGACATGGTCGACTTCCTCGTCGAGGAGGGCATCACCTCCATCTCGGCGAACATCGACGCCGTCCGGGACGTCCAGCACGAGGTCAAGCGCACCGAACAGAAGCTCGTGCTCGACTCGGTTCGCTGA
- a CDS encoding PhzF family phenazine biosynthesis protein: MTESDAREASLVDAFTTEPLAGNAAGVVPDAGGLTDEQMRAVARELSVSETAFLHPSDEADRAVRYFSPTTEVDLCGHATIASHARLFERGTIEAGTHSLETNVGVIDVEVAEGGRVWMSQNDPSIHEVEESYERVGDALGCDPNAMRDVGADLPLAYASTGLPFLVVPVNFLEALGGMDPDLEAVAALAEDHDAAGVYAFTFDTLDADATVHGRCFVPGVGIPEDPVTGTASGACGAYLGRFAAFDSGGGSVEDRATGDEGEEADDGHGTPDEMLFEQGHYVDRPGTVRVRAAGGGPPAVGGDAVTSFEGTISVPGSDEDDIIEA; encoded by the coding sequence ATGACCGAGTCGGACGCCCGCGAGGCCAGCCTCGTCGACGCCTTCACGACCGAACCGCTCGCGGGCAACGCCGCAGGGGTGGTCCCGGACGCCGGGGGGCTCACGGACGAACAGATGCGGGCGGTCGCGCGCGAACTCTCCGTCAGCGAGACGGCGTTCCTGCATCCCTCCGACGAGGCCGATCGGGCGGTCCGGTACTTCTCGCCGACCACGGAGGTCGACCTCTGCGGTCACGCGACGATCGCCTCGCACGCCCGACTGTTCGAACGGGGAACCATCGAGGCCGGAACCCACTCGCTGGAGACGAACGTCGGCGTCATCGACGTCGAGGTGGCCGAGGGAGGGCGGGTCTGGATGAGCCAGAACGACCCGTCGATCCACGAGGTCGAGGAGTCCTACGAACGGGTCGGCGACGCGCTGGGTTGCGACCCGAACGCGATGCGGGACGTGGGTGCCGACCTCCCGCTGGCGTACGCCAGCACCGGCCTCCCGTTCCTCGTCGTCCCGGTCAACTTCCTCGAAGCGCTCGGCGGAATGGACCCGGACCTGGAGGCGGTCGCGGCGCTGGCCGAGGACCACGACGCGGCCGGCGTCTACGCGTTCACCTTCGACACGCTGGACGCGGACGCGACCGTCCACGGGCGGTGTTTCGTCCCCGGCGTCGGCATTCCGGAGGACCCGGTGACGGGCACCGCCTCCGGCGCCTGCGGGGCGTACCTCGGTCGGTTCGCCGCGTTCGACAGCGGTGGGGGCAGCGTGGAAGACCGGGCGACCGGCGACGAGGGCGAGGAGGCGGACGACGGACACGGGACCCCCGACGAGATGCTGTTCGAGCAGGGGCACTACGTGGACCGGCCGGGGACGGTGCGCGTCCGCGCCGCTGGCGGCGGCCCCCCGGCCGTCGGCGGCGACGCGGTCACGTCGTTCGAGGGGACGATCTCCGTCCCGGGGTCCGACGAGGACGACATCATCGAGGCGTAG
- a CDS encoding LabA-like NYN domain-containing protein codes for MTEIHPGQRVAVLVDSQNLYHSAQSVYSRNIDYSSMLEKAVQDRTLTRAIAYVIRADSPEEESFFEALRDIGFETKIKDIKTFGDGSKKADWDLGMSLDAVSLADHVDTVVLCSGDGDFARLCSHLRHEGVRIEVMSFGSSTATELVEAADAFVDMGEREDTFLL; via the coding sequence ATGACCGAGATTCACCCCGGCCAGCGGGTCGCCGTCCTCGTCGACTCACAGAACCTCTACCACTCCGCCCAGAGCGTCTACTCGCGCAACATCGACTACTCGTCGATGCTGGAGAAGGCGGTCCAGGACCGGACGCTGACTCGGGCTATCGCCTACGTCATCCGAGCGGACTCCCCGGAGGAGGAGTCGTTCTTCGAGGCGCTGCGGGACATAGGCTTCGAGACCAAGATCAAGGACATCAAGACGTTCGGCGACGGGTCGAAGAAGGCCGACTGGGACCTGGGCATGAGCCTCGACGCCGTGTCGCTCGCCGACCACGTCGACACGGTCGTCCTCTGCAGCGGCGACGGGGACTTCGCGCGCCTCTGCTCGCACCTCCGTCACGAGGGCGTCCGGATCGAGGTGATGAGCTTCGGCTCCTCCACGGCGACGGAACTCGTCGAGGCCGCCGACGCCTTCGTCGACATGGGCGAACGGGAGGACACGTTCCTGCTGTGA
- a CDS encoding PUA domain-containing protein, protein MSSTPTVADLRTVADYQFGAGAGSALFPDDEVEVRRSTSGRPRQVVADGERVVSYRTDGRFTLGLEGGRRLRAALDHPVYSVVVGDESAPFVRDGKNVFAKFVTEVDPAVRPHDEVAVVHVEGDLLGVGRAELSAEGMLDFDTGMAVKIRDGAGPA, encoded by the coding sequence GTGAGTTCCACGCCCACCGTCGCGGACCTCCGTACCGTCGCCGACTACCAGTTCGGCGCCGGCGCCGGTTCGGCGCTGTTCCCCGACGACGAGGTGGAGGTCCGACGATCGACCAGCGGTCGTCCGAGACAGGTCGTCGCGGACGGCGAGCGGGTCGTCTCCTACCGGACCGACGGCCGCTTCACGCTCGGCCTGGAGGGTGGTCGTCGGCTCCGGGCGGCGCTCGACCATCCCGTCTACAGCGTCGTCGTCGGCGACGAGAGCGCGCCGTTCGTCCGCGACGGGAAGAACGTCTTCGCGAAGTTCGTGACCGAGGTCGACCCTGCGGTCAGGCCCCACGACGAGGTGGCCGTCGTCCACGTCGAGGGGGACCTGCTCGGCGTCGGCCGGGCGGAACTGTCGGCAGAGGGAATGCTGGATTTCGACACCGGTATGGCCGTCAAGATCCGCGACGGCGCGGGGCCCGCCTGA
- a CDS encoding presenilin family intramembrane aspartyl protease PSH, with protein sequence MTDLGAIDPRVRGALGTGALFLAVQVLAVAVAPRLASSGVSYGEGGDALVPLVLGLVVGTLLSLAVVRYRRSERLVRGVMLLSLGVAIWVALSAFLGPVPGAIGAAVGAALAWRVPRWEVRNVVAVVGVAGAAGLFGASLSPGYALAALIVAAGYDAYAVYVSGHMRTVAEASERMEVPAMFVVPTDADYGDRGSLGGNGGGKPVATALGAGDALFPAMLTASAAVEHATGAWFGHAPPLVLGLAPRAFGSLLGSLVGFAALQILVQRRGGIHAGLPFVNGGAVLGFLLAVLFGPAVV encoded by the coding sequence GTGACCGACCTCGGCGCGATCGATCCCCGAGTTCGCGGTGCGCTCGGGACCGGCGCGCTGTTCCTCGCGGTGCAGGTTCTCGCGGTCGCCGTCGCCCCACGCCTCGCGTCGAGCGGCGTCAGCTACGGCGAGGGCGGCGACGCGCTCGTCCCACTCGTCCTCGGCCTCGTCGTCGGGACGCTCCTCTCGCTCGCCGTCGTTCGGTACCGACGGAGCGAACGCCTCGTGCGCGGCGTGATGCTCCTCTCGCTCGGCGTCGCCATCTGGGTCGCGCTGTCGGCGTTCCTCGGGCCAGTCCCCGGCGCGATCGGCGCGGCCGTCGGCGCGGCCCTCGCCTGGCGAGTGCCGCGCTGGGAGGTCCGGAACGTCGTCGCCGTCGTCGGTGTCGCGGGCGCGGCGGGGCTGTTCGGCGCGAGCCTCTCGCCGGGGTACGCGCTCGCCGCGCTCATCGTCGCCGCGGGCTACGACGCCTACGCGGTCTACGTCTCGGGGCACATGCGAACCGTCGCGGAAGCGAGCGAGCGGATGGAGGTCCCCGCGATGTTCGTCGTCCCGACGGACGCCGACTACGGCGACCGCGGCTCCCTCGGCGGGAACGGCGGCGGGAAACCGGTGGCGACGGCGCTGGGTGCGGGCGACGCGCTCTTCCCGGCGATGCTTACGGCCAGCGCCGCGGTCGAGCACGCGACCGGCGCCTGGTTCGGACACGCGCCACCGCTCGTACTCGGCCTCGCACCGCGGGCGTTCGGCTCGCTCCTCGGCTCGCTGGTCGGGTTCGCGGCGCTCCAGATCCTCGTCCAGCGTCGCGGCGGGATCCACGCGGGGCTCCCGTTCGTCAACGGTGGCGCAGTTTTGGGGTTCCTGCTCGCCGTGCTGTTCGGCCCGGCCGTCGTCTGA
- a CDS encoding presenilin family intramembrane aspartyl protease PSH: MNLRAARGVGVAALVFLVVQVGAVSLVPAFDSAGYQAVENPQNPTNSLVYLVAILVVTALMLAAFRYNLDLVIRGVIVASSGMLAWYVFSIVLPSTAALVAAGAVAVALWVYPEWYVIDTAGALMGAGAAGLFGISFGLLPAIILLSVLAVYDAISVYGTEHMLDLAEGVMALRIPVVLVIPLTWSYSLLDADFSGESGEANGSVEGDNKTDGDTTAGVADEANDTPTDAERQVEGVDPDDREVFFIGLGDAVMPAVMVASAAFWSPATPLGIAGLPAMGLPSLLAMVGTFLGLGLLLRMVLKGRAHAGLPLLNGGAIGGYLLGSVLAGVPLATALGIGTYL; the protein is encoded by the coding sequence ATGAATCTTCGCGCCGCCCGTGGCGTCGGTGTCGCGGCCCTGGTCTTCCTCGTCGTCCAGGTCGGGGCGGTGTCGCTCGTCCCCGCCTTCGACTCGGCCGGCTATCAGGCGGTCGAGAACCCGCAGAACCCGACGAACAGCCTCGTCTACCTCGTCGCCATCCTGGTCGTAACCGCGCTGATGCTCGCAGCGTTCCGGTACAACCTGGACCTGGTCATCCGGGGGGTGATCGTGGCCTCGTCCGGCATGCTCGCCTGGTACGTGTTCTCGATCGTGCTCCCCTCGACGGCGGCGCTCGTCGCCGCGGGAGCCGTCGCTGTCGCGCTCTGGGTGTACCCGGAGTGGTACGTCATCGACACCGCCGGCGCGCTCATGGGCGCCGGTGCGGCCGGACTGTTCGGCATCAGTTTCGGCCTCCTGCCGGCGATCATCCTCCTCTCCGTGCTGGCGGTGTACGACGCAATCTCGGTGTACGGTACCGAGCACATGCTCGACCTGGCCGAGGGTGTCATGGCGCTCCGCATCCCCGTCGTGCTCGTCATCCCGCTCACCTGGTCGTACTCGCTGCTCGACGCCGACTTCTCGGGCGAGTCTGGGGAGGCGAACGGGTCGGTCGAGGGGGACAACAAGACCGATGGTGACACGACGGCGGGGGTTGCTGACGAGGCGAACGACACCCCCACGGACGCGGAGAGACAGGTGGAGGGCGTCGATCCCGACGACCGGGAGGTGTTCTTCATCGGCCTCGGCGACGCCGTGATGCCGGCGGTGATGGTCGCCTCGGCGGCGTTCTGGTCCCCCGCGACGCCCCTCGGGATCGCCGGTCTGCCGGCGATGGGGCTCCCCTCGCTGCTGGCGATGGTCGGCACCTTCCTCGGACTCGGTCTCCTCCTCCGGATGGTGTTGAAGGGGCGTGCCCACGCGGGACTCCCGCTGTTGAACGGCGGCGCCATCGGCGGCTACCTGCTCGGGTCCGTCCTCGCCGGCGTCCCTCTGGCGACCGCACTCGGCATCGGGACGTACCTGTGA